In Chroicocephalus ridibundus chromosome 4, bChrRid1.1, whole genome shotgun sequence, one genomic interval encodes:
- the LOC134514865 gene encoding basic salivary proline-rich protein 2-like → MPVPSPGLGHGQTAEGPELRGAEPSRAAGTTEGREAAGGSEGKGRRKSAGAAAVHKGATRPARTDGRTDGPSAAASRAADKGGPGGGGERGTAVWRPPRRCPGVGATGAAPAGEKCRKSRRRAGTAPREERAAPRPSPPRRRPSRRPPAPTGPGGHSSRPRPRPPAPREGSRPESQPYPGLHQKKRGQQVEGDDSALLLHSGETPPGVLHPALGAPR, encoded by the exons ATGCCG GTGccttccccggggctggggcacggGCAAACCGCCGAGGGACCGGAGCTGCGGGGCGCCGAGCCTTCCCGAGCAGCGGGAACGACGGagggccgggaggcggcggggggcagcgagggaAAGGGGCGGCGGAAAAGTGCAG GAGCAGCTGCTGTACACAAAGGAGCCACGCGCCCGGcgcggacggacggacggacggacggaccgAGCGCCGCAGCCTCCCGCGCCGCCGACAAAGGggggcccgggggcgggggggagcggggcactGCGGTgtggcggccgccccgccgctgccccggaGTTGGTGCAACAGGGGCTGCGCCGGCCGGGGAGAAGTGCCGAAAGAGCCGGCGCCGCGCTGGCACCGCTCCCCGGGAGGAGCGAGCGGCCccgcgcccctccccgccccgccgccgcccctcccgccgcccccccgctccAACGGGCCCGGGGGGGCACAGCAGCCGGCCCCGCCCgcggccccccgcgccccgggaAGGGTCTAG gccagaaagccagccataccctggactgcatcaaaagaagcgtggccaacaggttgagggagatgactctgctcttctgctccactctggtgagaccccacctggagtactgcatccagctctgggggccccaagataa